One window from the genome of Daphnia pulex isolate KAP4 chromosome 9, ASM2113471v1 encodes:
- the LOC124203135 gene encoding uncharacterized protein LOC124203135 isoform X6, whose translation MTNMSRILPLLLLSVLLVNGQIPKRDSSDTLDDSFWTEETSVGDVEKLLKEHRENQDLVRSIGGSHYQIVFPVQLRHREKMGISTREIGATKTMERPSESSRMNERYSTQQQTGKHYHRTSLLIKAFSHKFRLDLELNSQLLAPNLIQKHFLPGGVEQFSKQEIEHCYYHGTVKDYPGAVAAFRTCSGVSGIIHIGNETFVIHPFYGGDLSRKHPHVIFEARTKVKQMCANTGMLEYGLRSGNYRGGGGGKGQSKQPKSNERQKRDVREVTKYVETALVLDKAMFEKRNGSRRIEVVQDAIQIANIADLYFRTLNTRVSVVYIETWASENQAPVDRSQDIHRALLNFNDYISRKLYNVIKDTTQLLSGETFAGGSGMAAPDTICTPRSVGLSVDINPYEPHLVAGTMAHMIGHNIGMGHDDGRDECHCGDWHGCIMSQSIMGLESVQPYKFSECSLSDYIEKLKIGHSICLFNRPNQLEDFRTCGNGVVEDGEECDCGTIEECHDSDPCCDPITCKLTAEAECASGPCCDDCKLRPKGYLCRDATNECDLPEICNGRSGQCPLDIYKKNGNQCEINKGYCFNGVCPTLDSQCRLIWGDGGLSGDRKCFEQFNSQGSINGHCGQDSHNNYIRCDAEHVMCGSLQCQMGTRYPIVAGMDQMYSRTLVSMAGREFECKITSGTVAAADLPDLGIVRDGTPCGNSLICMNKTCSSIYPHIDRSKCPSNNVALDCSGHGVCSNINSCFCDAGWTGHDCSTQTNDSYIRSGFQSGDKMGAAEASERDSANAGALGTGAPPPLNGVTTLMPEAQTSNSKTTSYDRSGHSTVFMVVMLVSVVGGVFIVFALMALCYRSVVVHRNLSLCLRRKSTMPKYDPPYLKRPLVNASGQMMTLPKPPGGGGGGGNAGGAGPSGMGAAGPSGINNATGNHHHAATMSTDALSLEAGAKGISFGTMPSYNNRFPGAGNVQLQQHQHHHHQHQQHQQQQQHIVQHMKQRQHPHMDGISSASHSHVNSPNSTPAHHGISNHIMQASASEDETLQSGEDEGTAFLDGMPQSNNLSSSGMNKQPEKGILKKSGGGVYGSVGGGGGISSSQQQLGGGGGGGGHGGPSLTLPLGRMNSGSSMMMNKEKWSEESQSDNQEVMSVLLSPDGGSSRISDRLAASSLSDVERTLKSLNGYHEDILQALRSAAASQRSASTASLSDELRKSFAESYADYFPPPDYLSMRSLNNHDKHGGVGGRGGVMGPGSSVSSTSERLPGLASPLPGGGSLGVGAHGGGDSGDEGDLVPPCGPIRIRNLEDLIRQLERHSARHTSPNGSEDIRMSETEADRHYRLMEAAAGGGVPGLGASDSQAGSDALRFVYGRYRQPTSVPGISLYETTSNENNHDHHDDIKHGGHGGDPGDSDESDSDVVLGADQAGLFIDDPLMGHQPEGPDELGYGPPLSPSGNSDESYTIDDGGTTTVSSSYPSGSRSAVSTGEDPLRAAAVAAAASAVDVIIAASPQVRPAKFPEYKH comes from the exons ATGACAAACATGTCGCGGATATTGCCACTGCTCCTGCTGTCCGTCCTCCTCGTCAACGGACAAATCCCCAAAagag ATTCGTCGGATACGTTGGACGATTCCTTCTGGACCGAGGAGACTTCAGTCG GCGATGTGGAAAAGTTGCTCAAAGAGCATCGGGAGAATCAGGACCTGGTGCGTTCCATAGGAGGCAGCCACTACCAAATCGTCTTCCCCGTTCAGCTGAGACACCGCGAGAAGATGGGCATTTCCACCCGTGAGATCGGAGCCACAAAG ACTATGGAGCGACCGTCTGAATCTAGCAGGATGAATGAACGCTACAGCACTCAG CAACAGACGGGCAAGCACTACCACCGGACGTCGCTCCTGATCAAAGCTTTCAGCCACAAGTTCCGGCTGGACTTGGAATTGAACTC GCAGCTGTTGGCACCCAACTTGATCCAGAAGCATTTTCTGCCCGGCGGAGTTGAACAGTTCTCCAAACAG gaaatcgagCACTGCTACTACCACGGAACGGTCAAGGACTATCCAGGAGCCGTGGCGGCCTTCCGGACGTGCAGCGGAGTCAGCGGAATCATCCACATTGGCAACGAGACGTTCGTGATCCATCCGTTTTACGGCGGCGATCTCTCG AGGAAACACCCTCACGTCATCTTCGAAGCCCGGACCAAAGTCAAGCAAATGTGCGCCAACACGGGCATGCTCGAGTACGGCCTCCGCTCGGGCAACTACCGCGGAGGCGGCGGTGGCAAAGGTCAGTCCAAACAGCCGAAATCCAACGAGCGACAAAAGAGGGACGTCCGCGAAGTGACCAAATACGTCGAAACGGCCCTGGTCCTTGACAAAGCCATG TTTGAGAAGCGCAACGGCAGCCGACGGATCGAAGTCGTCCAGGACGCCATTCAAATCGCCAATATCGCCGACCTG TATTTCCGGACGCTCAACACCCGCGTTTCGGTCGTGTACATTGAGACGTGGGCCAGCGAGAACCAGGCGCCGGTCGACCGGTCCCAGGACATCCACCGGGCCCTCCTCAACTTTAACGACTACATTTCGCGCAAACTCTACAATGTCATCAAGGACACCACTCAACTTTTGTC CGGAGAGACTTTTGCCGGAGGGTCCGGAATGGCGGCACCGGACACGATTTGCACGCCCAGATCGGTGGGGCTGAGCGTCGACATCAACCCGTACGAGCCTCACCTGGTGGCCGGCACCATGGCCCACATGATCGGCCACAACATTGGCATGGGTCACGACGACGGCC GTGACGAATGCCATTGCGGAGATTGGCACGGCTGCATCATGTCTCAATCGATCATGGGCCTGGAAAGCGTCCAGCCCTACAAGTTCTCCGAGTGCAGCCTCTCCGACTACATCGAGAAGCTGAAAATCGGCCACAGCATCTGCCTCTTCAACCGGCCCAATCAG CTGGAGGACTTCCGCACTTGCGGCAATGGCGTCGTCGAGGATGGAGAGGAATGCGATTGCGGAACGATCGAGGAGTGTCACGATTCCGATCCTTGTTGCGATCCCATCACGTGCAAATTGACGGCAGAAGCCGAATGCGCTTCCGGACCGTGTTGCGACGATTGCAAA TTGAGACCGAAAGGCTATCTCTGTCGGGATGCCACCAACGAGTGCGACTTGCCGGAAATTTGTAACGGGCGTTCGGGTCAGTGTCCGCTGGACATTTACAAGAAGAACGGCAACCAGTGCGAGATCAATAAAGGCTACTGCTTCAATGGCGTCTGCCCGACCCTGGACAGCCAATGCCGACTCATTTGGGGCGACG GCGGACTTTCGGGCGACCGCAAGTGTTTCGAGCAGTTCAATTCGCAAGGATCAATCAACGGCCATTGCGGGCAGGATTCCCACAACAATTACATTCGCTGCGATGCGGAGCACGTCATGTGCGGATCGCTGCAATGCCAAATGGGAACGCGCTACCCCATCGTCGCCGGAATGGATCAAATGTATTCGAGGACTCTGGTCTCCATGGCCGGACGGGAATTCGAGTGCAA GATCACCAGCGGGACCGTTGCGGCTGCCGATCTGCCGGATTTGGGGATTGTGCGGGACGGAACTCCTTGCGGAAACAGTCTG ATTTGCATGAACAAGACGTGCAGCAGCATTTACCCGCACATCGACCGATCGAAATGTCCCAGCAACAACGTGGCGCTGGATTGCTCCGGCCACGGCGTTTGCTCCAACATCAACTCGTGTTTCTGCGACGCCGGATGGACTGGCCACGATTGCTCGACCCAGACCAACGACAGTTACATCCGCAGCGGCTTCCAGTCCGGCGACAAGATGGGCGCTGCGGAGGCATCCGAACGCGATTCGGCCAACGCTGGCGCCCTGGGCACGGGGGCTCCTCCGCCGCTCAACGGCGTCACCACCCTCATGCCGGAAGCGCaaaccagcaacagcaaaacCACCTCCTACG ACCGAAGTGGTCACAGCACGGTGTTcatggtggtgatgctggtctCGGTAGTAGGGGGCGTATTTATCGTCTTTGCCCTAATGGCCCTCTGCTACAGGTCAGTGGTGGTACACAGAAACCTCTCCCTTTGCCTCAG AAGGAAGAGCACGATGCCCAAATATGATCCGCCCTATTTGAAGCGGCCCCTTGTCAACGCTTCCGGACAAATGATGACTTTGCCCAAGCCGccgggcggaggaggaggaggaggcaacGCCGGAGGAGCCGGTCCGTCTGGTATGGGAGCTGCCGGGCCTTCGGGCATTAATAACGCCACGGGCAATCACCATCACGCGGCCACCATGTCGACGGATGCCCTTTCACTGGAAGCCGGTGCCAAAGGCATTTCCTTCGGCACTATGCCTTCCTACAA CAATCGATTCCCCGGTGCTGGAAACGTCCAGCTTCAGcaacaccagcaccaccaccaccagcatcaacagcaccagcagcagcagcagcacattgTCCAGCACATGAAGCAGCGCCAGCATCCGCACATGGACGGCATCAGTTCGGCGTCGCACAGTCACGTCAACAGTCCCAATTCGACGCCGGCCCATCACGGCATCAGCAACCACATCATGCAGGCGTCGGCCAGCGAGGACGAGACCCTCCAGTCGGGCGAGGACGAAGGGACGGCCTTCCTGGACGGCATGCCGCAGTCCAACAATTTGTCCAGCTCCGGAATGAACAAGCAGCCGGAGAAGGGCATCTTGAAGAAATCGGGCGGAGGAGTTTACGGTTCGGttggcggaggcggcggaaTCAGCTCatctcagcagcagctgggcggcggaggtggtggtggtggacacGGAGGGCCGTCGCTGACCCTACCCCTGGGCCGGATGAACAGCGGCTCGTCCATGATGATGAACAAGGAAAAGTGGAGCGAAGAGTCGCAGTCAGACAACCAGGAAGTCATGTCCGTCTTGCTGTCGCCGGATGGCGGAAGTAGCCGGATTAGCGACCGGTTGGCGGCGTCCAGCCTGTCGGACGTTGAGCGAACTCTCAAGAGCCTCAATGGATACCACGAAGACATCCTTCAA GCTCTGCGGAGTGCGGCTGCCAGCCAACGAAGTGCCAGTACGGCCAGCTTGTCGGATGAGTTGCGGAAGTCGTTTGCCGAGTCGTACGCCGACTATTTCCCTCCGCCCGACTACCTGTCCATGCGGAGTCTCAACAATCACGACAAGCACGGCGGAGTGGGCGGACGGGGCGGCGTCATGGGCCCCGGCAGCAGCGTCAGCAGCACCAGCGAGAGATTGCCCGGCCTGGCCAGCCCGCTGCCCGGCGGAGGCTCGCTGGGCGTCGGCGCCCACGGCGGCGGAGACAGTGGAGACGAGGGCGACCTGGTCCCACCGTGCGGGCCGATCCGCATCCGCAATTTGGAGGACCTCATCCGCCAGCTGGAGCGGCACAGCGCCCGGCACACGAGCCCCAACGGCTCCGAGGACATCCGCATGTCGGAAACGGAAGCCGACCGACACTACCGGCTGATGGAGGCGGCGGCAGGAGGCGGCGTTCCCGGTTTAGGAGCTTCTGATTCCCAAGCAGG TAGCGATGCCTTGCGGTTCGTCTACGGCCGTTACCGACAGCCGACCTCCGTGCCGGGCATCAGCCTTTACGAAACAACCAGCAACGAGAATAATCACGACCACCACGACGACATCAAACACGGCGGACACGGCGGCGATCCGGGCGATTCCGACGAGAGCGATAG TGACGTCGTGCTGGGGGCGGATCAGGCGGGACTCTTCATCGACGATCCGCTGATGGGACATCAGCCGGAAGGACCGGACGAACTCGGATACGGACCGCCGCTGTCGCCGTCGGGAAACTCTGACGAATCTTACACCATCGACGACGGAGGGACGACGACCGTGTCGTCCTCTTATCCATCGGGATCCCGTTCGGCCGTCAGCACCGGAGAGGATCCTCTGCGGGCGgccgccgttgctgctgcagcGTCGGCAGTCGACGTCATCATCGCCGCTTCTCCGCAAGTTCGACCGGCCAAATTCCCCGAATACAAACACTAA
- the LOC124203135 gene encoding uncharacterized protein LOC124203135 isoform X11, whose product MTNMSRILPLLLLSVLLVNGQIPKRDSSDTLDDSFWTEETSVGDVEKLLKEHRENQDLVRSIGGSHYQIVFPVQLRHREKMGISTREIGATKTMERPSESSRMNERYSTQQQTGKHYHRTSLLIKAFSHKFRLDLELNSQLLAPNLIQKHFLPGGVEQFSKQEIEHCYYHGTVKDYPGAVAAFRTCSGVSGIIHIGNETFVIHPFYGGDLSQRKHPHVIFEARTKVKQMCANTGMLEYGLRSGNYRGGGGGKGQSKQPKSNERQKRDVREVTKYVETALVLDKAMFEKRNGSRRIEVVQDAIQIANIADLYFRTLNTRVSVVYIETWASENQAPVDRSQDIHRALLNFNDYISRKLYNVIKDTTQLLSGETFAGGSGMAAPDTICTPRSVGLSVDINPYEPHLVAGTMAHMIGHNIGMGHDDGRDECHCGDWHGCIMSQSIMGLESVQPYKFSECSLSDYIEKLKIGHSICLFNRPNQLEDFRTCGNGVVEDGEECDCGTIEECHDSDPCCDPITCKLTAEAECASGPCCDDCKLRPKGYLCRDATNECDLPEICNGRSGQCPLDIYKKNGNQCEINKGYCFNGVCPTLDSQCRLIWGDGGLSGDRKCFEQFNSQGSINGHCGQDSHNNYIRCDAEHVMCGSLQCQMGTRYPIVAGMDQMYSRTLVSMAGREFECKITSGTVAAADLPDLGIVRDGTPCGNSLICMNKTCSSIYPHIDRSKCPSNNVALDCSGHGVCSNINSCFCDAGWTGHDCSTQTNDSYIRSGFQSGDKMGAAEASERDSANAGALGTGAPPPLNGVTTLMPEAQTSNSKTTSYARKVSGEKGGSYEGVSSLTMALTVVLVVKAGLLCIALVAILHRKSTMPKYDPPYLKRPLVNASGQMMTLPKPPGGGGGGGNAGGAGPSGMGAAGPSGINNATGNHHHAATMSTDALSLEAGAKGISFGTMPSYNNRFPGAGNVQLQQHQHHHHQHQQHQQQQQHIVQHMKQRQHPHMDGISSASHSHVNSPNSTPAHHGISNHIMQASASEDETLQSGEDEGTAFLDGMPQSNNLSSSGMNKQPEKGILKKSGGGVYGSVGGGGGISSSQQQLGGGGGGGGHGGPSLTLPLGRMNSGSSMMMNKEKWSEESQSDNQEVMSVLLSPDGGSSRISDRLAASSLSDVERTLKSLNGYHEDILQALRSAAASQRSASTASLSDELRKSFAESYADYFPPPDYLSMRSLNNHDKHGGVGGRGGVMGPGSSVSSTSERLPGLASPLPGGGSLGVGAHGGGDSGDEGDLVPPCGPIRIRNLEDLIRQLERHSARHTSPNGSEDIRMSETEADRHYRLMEAAAGGGVPGLGASDSQAGDALRFVYGRYRQPTSVPGISLYETTSNENNHDHHDDIKHGGHGGDPGDSDESDSDVVLGADQAGLFIDDPLMGHQPEGPDELGYGPPLSPSGNSDESYTIDDGGTTTVSSSYPSGSRSAVSTGEDPLRAAAVAAAASAVDVIIAASPQVRPAKFPEYKH is encoded by the exons ATGACAAACATGTCGCGGATATTGCCACTGCTCCTGCTGTCCGTCCTCCTCGTCAACGGACAAATCCCCAAAagag ATTCGTCGGATACGTTGGACGATTCCTTCTGGACCGAGGAGACTTCAGTCG GCGATGTGGAAAAGTTGCTCAAAGAGCATCGGGAGAATCAGGACCTGGTGCGTTCCATAGGAGGCAGCCACTACCAAATCGTCTTCCCCGTTCAGCTGAGACACCGCGAGAAGATGGGCATTTCCACCCGTGAGATCGGAGCCACAAAG ACTATGGAGCGACCGTCTGAATCTAGCAGGATGAATGAACGCTACAGCACTCAG CAACAGACGGGCAAGCACTACCACCGGACGTCGCTCCTGATCAAAGCTTTCAGCCACAAGTTCCGGCTGGACTTGGAATTGAACTC GCAGCTGTTGGCACCCAACTTGATCCAGAAGCATTTTCTGCCCGGCGGAGTTGAACAGTTCTCCAAACAG gaaatcgagCACTGCTACTACCACGGAACGGTCAAGGACTATCCAGGAGCCGTGGCGGCCTTCCGGACGTGCAGCGGAGTCAGCGGAATCATCCACATTGGCAACGAGACGTTCGTGATCCATCCGTTTTACGGCGGCGATCTCTCG CAGAGGAAACACCCTCACGTCATCTTCGAAGCCCGGACCAAAGTCAAGCAAATGTGCGCCAACACGGGCATGCTCGAGTACGGCCTCCGCTCGGGCAACTACCGCGGAGGCGGCGGTGGCAAAGGTCAGTCCAAACAGCCGAAATCCAACGAGCGACAAAAGAGGGACGTCCGCGAAGTGACCAAATACGTCGAAACGGCCCTGGTCCTTGACAAAGCCATG TTTGAGAAGCGCAACGGCAGCCGACGGATCGAAGTCGTCCAGGACGCCATTCAAATCGCCAATATCGCCGACCTG TATTTCCGGACGCTCAACACCCGCGTTTCGGTCGTGTACATTGAGACGTGGGCCAGCGAGAACCAGGCGCCGGTCGACCGGTCCCAGGACATCCACCGGGCCCTCCTCAACTTTAACGACTACATTTCGCGCAAACTCTACAATGTCATCAAGGACACCACTCAACTTTTGTC CGGAGAGACTTTTGCCGGAGGGTCCGGAATGGCGGCACCGGACACGATTTGCACGCCCAGATCGGTGGGGCTGAGCGTCGACATCAACCCGTACGAGCCTCACCTGGTGGCCGGCACCATGGCCCACATGATCGGCCACAACATTGGCATGGGTCACGACGACGGCC GTGACGAATGCCATTGCGGAGATTGGCACGGCTGCATCATGTCTCAATCGATCATGGGCCTGGAAAGCGTCCAGCCCTACAAGTTCTCCGAGTGCAGCCTCTCCGACTACATCGAGAAGCTGAAAATCGGCCACAGCATCTGCCTCTTCAACCGGCCCAATCAG CTGGAGGACTTCCGCACTTGCGGCAATGGCGTCGTCGAGGATGGAGAGGAATGCGATTGCGGAACGATCGAGGAGTGTCACGATTCCGATCCTTGTTGCGATCCCATCACGTGCAAATTGACGGCAGAAGCCGAATGCGCTTCCGGACCGTGTTGCGACGATTGCAAA TTGAGACCGAAAGGCTATCTCTGTCGGGATGCCACCAACGAGTGCGACTTGCCGGAAATTTGTAACGGGCGTTCGGGTCAGTGTCCGCTGGACATTTACAAGAAGAACGGCAACCAGTGCGAGATCAATAAAGGCTACTGCTTCAATGGCGTCTGCCCGACCCTGGACAGCCAATGCCGACTCATTTGGGGCGACG GCGGACTTTCGGGCGACCGCAAGTGTTTCGAGCAGTTCAATTCGCAAGGATCAATCAACGGCCATTGCGGGCAGGATTCCCACAACAATTACATTCGCTGCGATGCGGAGCACGTCATGTGCGGATCGCTGCAATGCCAAATGGGAACGCGCTACCCCATCGTCGCCGGAATGGATCAAATGTATTCGAGGACTCTGGTCTCCATGGCCGGACGGGAATTCGAGTGCAA GATCACCAGCGGGACCGTTGCGGCTGCCGATCTGCCGGATTTGGGGATTGTGCGGGACGGAACTCCTTGCGGAAACAGTCTG ATTTGCATGAACAAGACGTGCAGCAGCATTTACCCGCACATCGACCGATCGAAATGTCCCAGCAACAACGTGGCGCTGGATTGCTCCGGCCACGGCGTTTGCTCCAACATCAACTCGTGTTTCTGCGACGCCGGATGGACTGGCCACGATTGCTCGACCCAGACCAACGACAGTTACATCCGCAGCGGCTTCCAGTCCGGCGACAAGATGGGCGCTGCGGAGGCATCCGAACGCGATTCGGCCAACGCTGGCGCCCTGGGCACGGGGGCTCCTCCGCCGCTCAACGGCGTCACCACCCTCATGCCGGAAGCGCaaaccagcaacagcaaaacCACCTCCTACG CTCGTAAAGTTTCAGGTGAAAAGGGCGGCAGTTATGAAGGTGTTAGTTCGCTAACGATGGCCCTGACGGTCGTACTAGTCGTCAAAGCTGGCCTACTTTGCATAGCCCTAGTGGCCATTTTGCACAG GAAGAGCACGATGCCCAAATATGATCCGCCCTATTTGAAGCGGCCCCTTGTCAACGCTTCCGGACAAATGATGACTTTGCCCAAGCCGccgggcggaggaggaggaggaggcaacGCCGGAGGAGCCGGTCCGTCTGGTATGGGAGCTGCCGGGCCTTCGGGCATTAATAACGCCACGGGCAATCACCATCACGCGGCCACCATGTCGACGGATGCCCTTTCACTGGAAGCCGGTGCCAAAGGCATTTCCTTCGGCACTATGCCTTCCTACAA CAATCGATTCCCCGGTGCTGGAAACGTCCAGCTTCAGcaacaccagcaccaccaccaccagcatcaacagcaccagcagcagcagcagcacattgTCCAGCACATGAAGCAGCGCCAGCATCCGCACATGGACGGCATCAGTTCGGCGTCGCACAGTCACGTCAACAGTCCCAATTCGACGCCGGCCCATCACGGCATCAGCAACCACATCATGCAGGCGTCGGCCAGCGAGGACGAGACCCTCCAGTCGGGCGAGGACGAAGGGACGGCCTTCCTGGACGGCATGCCGCAGTCCAACAATTTGTCCAGCTCCGGAATGAACAAGCAGCCGGAGAAGGGCATCTTGAAGAAATCGGGCGGAGGAGTTTACGGTTCGGttggcggaggcggcggaaTCAGCTCatctcagcagcagctgggcggcggaggtggtggtggtggacacGGAGGGCCGTCGCTGACCCTACCCCTGGGCCGGATGAACAGCGGCTCGTCCATGATGATGAACAAGGAAAAGTGGAGCGAAGAGTCGCAGTCAGACAACCAGGAAGTCATGTCCGTCTTGCTGTCGCCGGATGGCGGAAGTAGCCGGATTAGCGACCGGTTGGCGGCGTCCAGCCTGTCGGACGTTGAGCGAACTCTCAAGAGCCTCAATGGATACCACGAAGACATCCTTCAA GCTCTGCGGAGTGCGGCTGCCAGCCAACGAAGTGCCAGTACGGCCAGCTTGTCGGATGAGTTGCGGAAGTCGTTTGCCGAGTCGTACGCCGACTATTTCCCTCCGCCCGACTACCTGTCCATGCGGAGTCTCAACAATCACGACAAGCACGGCGGAGTGGGCGGACGGGGCGGCGTCATGGGCCCCGGCAGCAGCGTCAGCAGCACCAGCGAGAGATTGCCCGGCCTGGCCAGCCCGCTGCCCGGCGGAGGCTCGCTGGGCGTCGGCGCCCACGGCGGCGGAGACAGTGGAGACGAGGGCGACCTGGTCCCACCGTGCGGGCCGATCCGCATCCGCAATTTGGAGGACCTCATCCGCCAGCTGGAGCGGCACAGCGCCCGGCACACGAGCCCCAACGGCTCCGAGGACATCCGCATGTCGGAAACGGAAGCCGACCGACACTACCGGCTGATGGAGGCGGCGGCAGGAGGCGGCGTTCCCGGTTTAGGAGCTTCTGATTCCCAAGCAGG CGATGCCTTGCGGTTCGTCTACGGCCGTTACCGACAGCCGACCTCCGTGCCGGGCATCAGCCTTTACGAAACAACCAGCAACGAGAATAATCACGACCACCACGACGACATCAAACACGGCGGACACGGCGGCGATCCGGGCGATTCCGACGAGAGCGATAG TGACGTCGTGCTGGGGGCGGATCAGGCGGGACTCTTCATCGACGATCCGCTGATGGGACATCAGCCGGAAGGACCGGACGAACTCGGATACGGACCGCCGCTGTCGCCGTCGGGAAACTCTGACGAATCTTACACCATCGACGACGGAGGGACGACGACCGTGTCGTCCTCTTATCCATCGGGATCCCGTTCGGCCGTCAGCACCGGAGAGGATCCTCTGCGGGCGgccgccgttgctgctgcagcGTCGGCAGTCGACGTCATCATCGCCGCTTCTCCGCAAGTTCGACCGGCCAAATTCCCCGAATACAAACACTAA